One Micromonospora eburnea genomic region harbors:
- a CDS encoding AAA family ATPase: MTGPVFAAAPAVAQPDARAALHRLRAEVAKAVVGQDAVVTGLVIALLCRGHVLLEGVPGVAKTLLIRTVATALDLRSKRVQFTPDLMPGDVTGSLIFDPRTAAFTFREGPVFTNLLLADEINRTPPKTQSALLEVMEERQVSVDGERRPLPEPFIVAATQNPVEYEGTYPLPEAQLDRFLLKLTVPLPNRDEELGVLRAHHAGFDPRDLHAAGVRPVATAADLAAAREAVHGVHVAEPLLGYIVDLCRATRAAPALELGASPRGATALLSAAKAWSWLAGRDHVTPDDVKAVARPTLRHRLRLRPEVELEGVSVDSVLDAVLATVPTPR; the protein is encoded by the coding sequence GTGACCGGACCCGTCTTCGCCGCCGCGCCGGCCGTCGCGCAGCCCGACGCCCGCGCCGCCCTGCACCGGCTGCGGGCCGAGGTGGCCAAGGCCGTCGTCGGGCAGGACGCCGTCGTCACCGGCCTGGTGATCGCGCTGCTCTGCCGCGGGCACGTGCTGCTGGAGGGCGTGCCCGGGGTGGCCAAGACCCTGCTGATCCGGACCGTGGCCACCGCGCTCGACCTGCGATCCAAGCGGGTCCAGTTCACCCCCGACCTGATGCCCGGCGACGTCACCGGGTCACTGATCTTCGACCCGCGCACCGCCGCGTTCACCTTCCGGGAAGGGCCGGTCTTCACCAACCTGCTCCTCGCCGACGAGATCAACCGGACGCCCCCCAAGACCCAGTCGGCGCTGCTGGAGGTGATGGAGGAGCGGCAGGTCTCCGTCGACGGCGAGCGCCGCCCGCTGCCCGAGCCGTTCATCGTCGCCGCCACCCAGAACCCGGTCGAGTACGAGGGCACGTACCCGCTGCCCGAGGCGCAACTCGACCGGTTCCTGCTCAAGCTGACCGTACCGCTGCCCAACCGCGACGAGGAACTGGGCGTGCTCCGCGCGCACCACGCCGGCTTCGACCCGCGCGACCTGCACGCCGCCGGCGTACGCCCGGTGGCCACCGCCGCCGACCTGGCCGCGGCCCGGGAGGCCGTCCACGGGGTGCACGTCGCCGAGCCGCTGCTCGGCTACATCGTGGACCTGTGCCGGGCCACCCGGGCCGCCCCGGCCCTGGAACTGGGTGCCTCGCCGCGCGGCGCCACCGCGCTGCTCAGCGCCGCCAAGGCGTGGTCCTGGCTGGCCGGACGGGACCATGTCACGCCGGACGACGTGAAGGCGGTGGCCCGGCCCACCCTGCGGCACCGGCTCCGGCTGCGCCCCGAGGTCGAACTGGAGGGCGTGAGCGTCGACTCGGTACTGGACGCGGTGCTGGCCACCGTGCCGACGCCGCGATGA
- a CDS encoding GNAT family N-acetyltransferase: protein MTRVEPVEILEDGLLLRPWRAEDADAVHRACQDPDIQRWTTVPRPYLPEHARDFVAVSSPTAWADGSGAEFAVCDAATGELLASCGLVSIDRSLGSAEVGYWTAPWARGRGVAVRATRAVARWAFDVAKLRRVIWQAEIGNHASRLVALRAGFRIEGELRLAQPAAGGRREGWLGSLLPGEVPEPGAPGPAGPDTLAARRAAVFGRPQPLLFATAGATELRLRPLEERDLDAVVATCQDEQTVRWTSVPHPYQREHADGYLHDVAEATWARGTGANYAIADAEDQYAGSIDLRISPADPLVADVGFMAAPYARGRGYLPAALAALCAWGFTTLGLARIEWRANVGNTASRRVAEKAGFTFEGTARSGIQQRSERPDVWVAALLPQDLA, encoded by the coding sequence ATGACTCGGGTGGAGCCCGTAGAGATCCTCGAGGACGGTCTGCTGCTGCGCCCCTGGCGGGCGGAGGACGCCGACGCGGTTCACCGCGCCTGCCAGGACCCGGACATCCAGCGCTGGACCACCGTACCCCGCCCATACCTGCCCGAGCACGCCCGCGACTTCGTCGCCGTGAGCAGCCCCACGGCCTGGGCCGACGGGAGCGGGGCGGAGTTCGCGGTCTGCGACGCCGCGACCGGCGAGCTGTTGGCCTCCTGCGGCCTGGTCTCGATCGACCGGAGCCTGGGCAGCGCGGAGGTCGGCTACTGGACCGCGCCGTGGGCACGGGGGCGGGGCGTCGCGGTCCGGGCCACCCGGGCGGTCGCCCGCTGGGCCTTCGACGTTGCCAAGTTGCGTCGCGTGATCTGGCAGGCCGAGATCGGCAACCACGCCTCCCGGCTGGTCGCGCTCCGCGCCGGCTTCCGGATCGAGGGCGAGCTGCGGCTCGCCCAGCCGGCGGCCGGCGGGCGCCGGGAGGGCTGGCTCGGCTCACTGCTCCCCGGCGAGGTGCCCGAACCCGGCGCACCCGGTCCCGCCGGCCCGGACACCCTGGCGGCCCGTCGGGCCGCCGTGTTCGGCCGCCCGCAGCCCCTCCTGTTCGCCACCGCCGGCGCCACCGAGCTACGGCTACGCCCGCTGGAGGAACGCGACCTGGACGCGGTCGTGGCCACCTGTCAGGACGAGCAGACCGTGCGCTGGACCAGCGTCCCGCACCCCTACCAGCGAGAGCACGCCGACGGCTACCTGCACGACGTCGCCGAGGCGACCTGGGCCCGGGGCACCGGCGCCAACTACGCCATCGCCGACGCTGAGGACCAGTACGCGGGCTCCATCGACCTGCGGATCTCCCCCGCCGACCCGCTCGTCGCCGACGTCGGCTTCATGGCCGCCCCGTACGCCCGAGGCCGGGGCTACCTGCCGGCCGCGCTGGCCGCGCTCTGCGCCTGGGGGTTCACCACGCTCGGCCTGGCCCGGATCGAGTGGCGGGCCAACGTGGGCAACACGGCCTCCCGCCGGGTCGCCGAGAAGGCGGGCTTCACCTTCGAAGGCACCGCCCGAAGTGGCATCCAACAGCGGAGCGAGCGGCCGGACGTGTGGGTGGCCGCGCTGCTCCCGCAGGACCTGGCGTGA
- a CDS encoding LpqB family beta-propeller domain-containing protein → MRRGVLAALLAGAILPAGLAGCGIPSETEVQVDGRPKPAAEAGVRNGYSAEPPSQAASSDPAQFIRNYLSAAAGEREQAYARAKKFIAPESQNQLREKQQSSEVELTVVRLRDEPVVSPESNDPISVVTVSVQQVGVLRPDGTLAPPTLSDTKYVFRLRPADAGSTGLYITDLPNVLLLSDTALRNYYGTHTVYFWNSDQSRLVPDQRYLPSTVPDERRVTEVVKWLAGGPPDWLASGVSRLPARTALINNATGADNHWEVNLTMPNATDFRLSRLATQLAWSLQEFTGELQLKIQNQNRHTVDLKQARDTFPLYPPSGAPERFCVYDGVIHPISVAGESSGPVPLSEEANKGVVSAALNRAGDEVLAALVVTRPDRRQRLMVGTNPAPVTLFNGSERWFGSIDRPTWLRSLDQDHPTGLVVADGKLYRFDGMAGMTQTPLPVPGRVTAVASSFDGHRIALIIDGSLYVAAVSVDGNAVEVNQPRRLVTRLTGITAVDWSAANELVFAGNEAGRPAIYQTTVDGGLETALKRQIGAEVTQLAAYAGGSTGALPPFMYETNKAAFRNNPFEIIKREQVLDLPASSASPGARAPNPTAPFFLY, encoded by the coding sequence GTGAGGCGTGGGGTGCTGGCGGCGCTGTTGGCCGGTGCGATCCTGCCCGCCGGGCTGGCCGGCTGCGGCATTCCCAGCGAGACCGAGGTGCAGGTGGACGGCCGCCCGAAGCCGGCGGCCGAGGCCGGCGTGCGCAACGGCTACAGCGCCGAGCCGCCCTCCCAGGCGGCCAGCAGCGATCCCGCCCAGTTCATCCGCAACTACCTCTCCGCCGCTGCCGGCGAGCGCGAGCAGGCGTACGCCCGGGCCAAGAAGTTCATCGCGCCGGAGTCGCAGAACCAGCTGCGGGAGAAACAGCAGAGCAGCGAGGTCGAGCTGACCGTGGTCCGGTTGCGGGATGAGCCGGTGGTCAGCCCGGAGAGCAACGACCCCATCAGCGTGGTCACGGTGTCGGTGCAGCAGGTCGGGGTGCTGCGCCCCGACGGCACCCTGGCACCGCCGACGCTGAGCGATACCAAGTACGTGTTCCGGCTCCGCCCGGCCGACGCCGGCAGCACCGGGCTCTACATCACCGACCTGCCGAACGTGTTGCTGCTCAGCGACACCGCCCTGCGCAACTACTACGGCACGCACACCGTCTACTTCTGGAACTCCGACCAGAGCCGGCTGGTGCCCGACCAGCGCTACCTGCCGTCCACGGTGCCCGACGAGCGCCGGGTGACCGAGGTGGTCAAGTGGCTCGCTGGCGGCCCACCCGACTGGCTCGCGTCGGGGGTGTCCCGGCTGCCCGCCCGCACCGCGCTGATCAACAACGCCACCGGCGCGGACAACCACTGGGAGGTCAACCTGACCATGCCCAATGCGACCGACTTCCGGCTGTCCCGGCTCGCCACCCAGCTCGCGTGGTCGTTGCAGGAGTTCACCGGCGAGCTCCAGCTCAAAATCCAGAACCAGAACCGGCACACCGTCGACCTCAAGCAGGCGCGGGACACCTTTCCGCTGTACCCGCCCTCGGGCGCTCCCGAGCGGTTCTGCGTCTACGACGGCGTGATCCACCCGATCTCCGTCGCCGGCGAGTCGTCCGGCCCGGTCCCGCTGTCGGAGGAGGCCAACAAGGGCGTGGTGTCGGCGGCGCTCAACCGCGCCGGCGACGAGGTGCTCGCGGCGCTGGTGGTCACCCGGCCGGACCGGCGGCAGCGGCTCATGGTCGGCACCAACCCGGCTCCGGTCACCCTGTTCAACGGCAGCGAGAGGTGGTTCGGCTCGATCGACCGCCCGACCTGGCTCCGTTCCCTGGACCAGGATCATCCGACCGGTCTGGTGGTGGCGGACGGCAAGCTCTACCGGTTCGACGGCATGGCCGGGATGACCCAGACCCCGCTCCCGGTCCCGGGCAGGGTCACCGCGGTCGCCAGCTCGTTCGACGGGCACCGGATCGCGCTGATCATCGATGGCAGCCTCTACGTGGCGGCGGTGAGCGTCGACGGGAACGCGGTCGAGGTGAACCAGCCCCGTCGGCTGGTGACCCGGCTCACCGGGATCACCGCCGTCGACTGGTCCGCCGCGAACGAGCTGGTCTTCGCCGGCAACGAGGCGGGCCGCCCGGCGATCTACCAGACCACCGTGGACGGGGGGCTGGAGACCGCGCTGAAGCGGCAGATCGGCGCCGAGGTGACCCAGCTGGCCGCGTACGCGGGCGGCTCGACCGGCGCGCTGCCCCCCTTCATGTACGAGACGAACAAGGCGGCCTTCCGGAACAACCCGTTCGAGATCATCAAGCGGGAGCAGGTGCTGGACCTGCCGGCGTCCTCGGCGTCGCCGGGCGCCCGGGCACCCAACCCCACCGCCCCGTTCTTCCTCTACTGA
- a CDS encoding DUF4129 domain-containing protein, producing the protein MSRWWTEAVAAIGDVVPLPLAALLVLLAALLAALAWYFFPAWVPTRLPRPHLPRLRLPRLRLPRLRLPRLRLPRLRRRRPAPRSADDAPPVPAPRAAEPVATASGSHADRLAAEGRYAEAVRERLRGMVRELVDRRVVEIRPGMTVTELTAAAAHARPRVHPTLHAAATIFSDLWYAQRPATREHDHRMRDLATDLHRELTGEGEHR; encoded by the coding sequence GTGAGCCGTTGGTGGACCGAGGCGGTCGCCGCGATCGGGGACGTCGTACCGCTGCCGCTGGCTGCCCTGCTCGTCCTACTCGCCGCGCTGCTGGCCGCCCTGGCCTGGTATTTCTTCCCGGCCTGGGTGCCCACCCGGCTGCCCCGGCCACACCTGCCCCGGCTGCGCCTCCCTCGGCTCCGGCTCCCCCGGCTGCGGCTGCCGAGGCTGCGGCTGCCCCGACTGCGGCGACGCCGGCCGGCGCCCCGGTCGGCGGACGACGCGCCGCCGGTGCCCGCGCCCCGCGCGGCCGAGCCGGTGGCCACCGCGTCCGGCAGCCACGCCGACCGGCTCGCCGCCGAGGGCCGGTACGCCGAGGCGGTCCGGGAACGGCTCCGCGGCATGGTCCGCGAACTGGTCGACCGGCGGGTCGTCGAGATCCGGCCCGGAATGACCGTCACCGAACTGACCGCGGCGGCGGCCCACGCCCGACCCCGGGTGCACCCCACCCTGCACGCCGCCGCCACGATCTTCTCCGACCTCTGGTACGCCCAACGACCGGCCACCCGGGAGCACGACCACCGGATGCGCGACCTCGCCACCGACCTGCACCGCGAGCTGACCGGGGAGGGTGAGCACAGGTGA
- a CDS encoding DUF4350 domain-containing protein produces MTATLDPPRPVAPTSARRRRHRLLVPLGLAVVLIVATLVFHAIDQPDATDRGFLSPAATGDDGGSKLAEALREQGVTVRRETDTRQALRAAQAGPTTFFVPAPELVHPSTVAALADLPTGSRLVLVDPSRWALAGLDVPLASTERRWATRATTPDADGRRCPLAEADRAGTAAADRQRYAAQGSATVDRCYSGGLVRLPRAVEVVVIGASDPFRNDRIDEWGNRALATGLLGGDRRLVWLDLPGPDPAPDGPGRASGQEGDGRPTRPSQRPDDRAERPQQQDNPLWDAFPTWFWALLAQLALAGLLVVLWRARRLGPPVPEPLPVTVRSAETVLGRARLYRRAGARGPAAETLRAAALARLRPRLNLPPDTPPAEVAVRVAEYAGDDVERVAELLHGAPPTTDQELLELAHGLDALTRTLVHPTEGDPR; encoded by the coding sequence GTGACCGCCACCCTCGACCCGCCCCGCCCGGTGGCTCCGACCTCCGCCCGACGCCGTCGGCACCGGCTGCTGGTCCCGCTCGGGCTGGCCGTGGTGCTGATCGTGGCCACCCTGGTCTTCCACGCCATCGACCAGCCCGACGCCACCGACCGGGGCTTCCTCTCTCCGGCCGCCACCGGCGACGACGGCGGCAGCAAACTGGCCGAGGCGCTACGCGAACAGGGCGTGACCGTACGCCGCGAGACCGACACCCGGCAGGCGCTGCGCGCCGCCCAGGCCGGCCCGACGACGTTCTTCGTACCGGCCCCGGAGCTGGTGCACCCGAGCACCGTCGCCGCCCTGGCCGACCTGCCGACCGGCAGCCGGCTGGTGCTGGTCGACCCGTCCCGGTGGGCGCTCGCGGGGCTGGACGTGCCGCTGGCGTCGACCGAACGCCGGTGGGCCACCCGGGCCACCACCCCGGACGCCGACGGCCGCCGCTGCCCCCTCGCGGAAGCCGACCGCGCCGGCACCGCCGCCGCCGACCGGCAGCGCTACGCGGCCCAGGGCAGCGCGACCGTCGACCGCTGCTACTCCGGAGGGCTGGTCCGGCTGCCCCGGGCTGTCGAAGTGGTGGTGATCGGGGCCAGCGACCCGTTCCGCAACGACCGGATCGACGAGTGGGGCAACCGCGCCCTCGCCACCGGCCTGCTCGGCGGCGATCGCCGGTTGGTCTGGCTCGACCTGCCCGGCCCGGACCCCGCACCCGACGGGCCGGGCCGGGCATCCGGCCAGGAGGGCGACGGCCGGCCGACCCGTCCGTCCCAGCGCCCGGACGACCGGGCGGAGCGCCCGCAGCAGCAGGACAACCCGCTCTGGGACGCCTTCCCGACCTGGTTCTGGGCCCTGCTGGCCCAGCTCGCGCTGGCCGGGCTGCTGGTGGTGCTCTGGCGGGCCCGCCGGCTCGGCCCGCCCGTGCCGGAGCCGCTGCCGGTGACCGTCCGCTCCGCCGAGACGGTGCTCGGTCGGGCCCGCCTCTACCGGCGGGCCGGCGCCCGAGGGCCCGCCGCCGAGACCCTGCGCGCCGCCGCGCTGGCCCGGCTACGGCCCCGGCTCAACCTGCCGCCCGACACACCGCCCGCCGAGGTGGCCGTCCGGGTCGCCGAGTACGCCGGCGACGACGTCGAGCGGGTGGCGGAGCTGCTGCACGGCGCCCCGCCGACCACCGACCAGGAACTGCTGGAACTGGCCCACGGCCTGGACGCCCTGACCCGTACCCTCGTCCACCCGACCGAAGGAGATCCCCGGTGA
- the mtrA gene encoding MtrAB system response regulator MtrA, with the protein MRARVLVVDDDPALAEMLGIVLRSEGFVPSFVADGERALAAFRESRPDIVLLDLMLPGMSGIDVARAIRGESGVPIVMLTAKSDTVDVVLGLESGADDYVVKPFKPKELVARMRARLRRGEDVAPELLTIGPPGNQISIDVPAHTVSRDGEEVKLTPLEFDLLVALARKPRQVFTREVLLEQVWGYRHAADTRLVNVHVQRLRAKIEPDPERPEIILTVRGVGYKAGTG; encoded by the coding sequence ATGAGAGCTCGGGTACTGGTGGTCGACGACGACCCTGCCCTCGCCGAGATGCTCGGCATCGTGCTGCGCAGCGAGGGCTTCGTGCCCTCCTTCGTCGCGGACGGGGAACGGGCGCTGGCCGCGTTCCGCGAGAGCCGGCCCGACATCGTCCTGCTCGACCTGATGCTGCCCGGTATGAGTGGAATCGACGTGGCCCGGGCGATCCGGGGCGAGTCCGGCGTGCCGATCGTCATGCTGACCGCCAAGAGCGACACCGTCGACGTGGTGCTCGGGTTGGAGTCCGGGGCCGACGACTACGTGGTGAAGCCGTTCAAGCCCAAGGAGCTGGTGGCCCGGATGCGGGCCCGGCTGCGCCGGGGCGAGGACGTGGCACCCGAGCTGCTCACCATCGGCCCGCCCGGCAACCAGATCTCGATCGACGTGCCGGCGCACACGGTCAGCCGGGACGGCGAGGAGGTGAAGCTGACCCCGCTGGAGTTCGACCTGCTGGTCGCGCTCGCCCGCAAGCCGCGTCAGGTCTTCACCCGCGAGGTGCTGCTGGAGCAGGTCTGGGGCTACCGGCACGCCGCCGACACCCGCCTGGTGAACGTGCACGTGCAGCGGCTGCGCGCCAAGATCGAGCCGGATCCGGAGCGACCCGAAATCATCCTCACCGTGCGCGGCGTGGGCTACAAGGCGGGCACCGGATAG
- a CDS encoding GNAT family N-acetyltransferase, giving the protein MTPETIEAYGVRLRAWVRLAVDPPGPAARPLPDLPDGRLTDGVVALRRIAPGDADALHRLHTLPEVVANRVPPVPPSPESIERRCRLAESHWLAGRSADLVILDASSGTTAGGCALVYDEPATGQAMLGCSMLPEARGRGLTTRAVRLVADWAFGIGLARLWAGTRAENVAAQRVLERIGFRCEGLLRGRLPGPDGTRTDSVLFGLLASDLRE; this is encoded by the coding sequence GTGACGCCGGAGACGATCGAGGCGTACGGGGTGCGGCTGCGCGCCTGGGTACGCCTCGCCGTCGACCCGCCCGGTCCGGCCGCCCGGCCGCTGCCCGACCTGCCGGACGGTCGGCTCACCGACGGCGTGGTGGCCCTGCGCCGGATCGCCCCCGGCGACGCGGACGCGCTGCACCGGCTGCACACGCTGCCCGAGGTGGTGGCGAACCGGGTGCCGCCGGTGCCACCGAGCCCGGAGTCGATCGAGCGGCGCTGCCGTCTGGCCGAGAGCCACTGGCTGGCCGGCCGCTCGGCCGACCTCGTGATCCTGGACGCGTCGTCCGGCACGACGGCCGGGGGCTGTGCACTGGTGTACGACGAGCCGGCCACCGGCCAGGCCATGCTCGGCTGCAGCATGCTGCCCGAGGCGCGTGGCCGGGGGTTGACCACCCGGGCGGTGCGGCTCGTCGCCGACTGGGCGTTCGGCATCGGCCTGGCCCGGCTCTGGGCCGGCACCCGCGCCGAGAACGTCGCCGCCCAACGGGTGCTGGAGCGGATCGGCTTTCGGTGTGAAGGGCTGCTGCGCGGCCGGCTCCCCGGCCCGGACGGCACCCGCACCGACTCCGTCCTCTTCGGCCTGCTCGCCTCCGACCTGCGGGAATAG
- the hpf gene encoding ribosome hibernation-promoting factor, HPF/YfiA family, with product MDIVVKGRNVEVPDHYRVHVADKLAKIERYDHKLIRVDVELFHERNPRQADHCQRVEITCVSRGPVIRAEACTSDFYSALDAAIAKLDTRFRRAADRRRVHRGRHAPLSVAAATAGLPVVDLDGPGLATLNGARTATAVADRPDEPTIAADRPDEDGHEAYDDDQPWHIAREKVHPAEPMTVDDALFQMELVGHDFYLFQDKESGRPSVVYRRHAYDYGIISLDTTF from the coding sequence GTGGACATCGTGGTCAAGGGCCGTAACGTCGAGGTGCCGGACCATTACCGGGTGCACGTCGCAGACAAGCTCGCGAAGATCGAACGCTACGACCATAAGCTCATTCGCGTGGACGTCGAGTTGTTCCACGAGCGCAATCCGCGCCAGGCCGATCACTGCCAGCGGGTGGAGATCACCTGCGTGTCACGGGGCCCGGTGATCCGGGCCGAGGCCTGCACGAGTGATTTCTACAGCGCGCTGGACGCGGCCATCGCCAAGCTGGACACCCGGTTCCGCCGGGCGGCCGACCGGCGTCGGGTGCACCGGGGGCGGCACGCGCCGCTCTCCGTCGCCGCCGCCACCGCGGGCCTGCCGGTCGTCGACCTCGACGGTCCGGGGCTGGCCACGCTGAACGGCGCGCGGACGGCCACCGCGGTCGCCGACCGGCCCGACGAGCCCACCATCGCCGCCGACCGACCGGACGAGGACGGCCACGAGGCGTACGACGACGACCAGCCGTGGCACATCGCACGGGAGAAGGTGCACCCGGCGGAGCCGATGACCGTCGACGACGCGCTGTTCCAGATGGAGCTGGTCGGCCACGACTTCTATCTGTTCCAGGACAAGGAGTCCGGCCGCCCGAGCGTGGTCTACCGCCGCCACGCCTACGACTACGGGATCATCTCGCTCGACACCACTTTCTGA
- the mtrB gene encoding MtrAB system histidine kinase MtrB, translated as MARALWRALTGWAAGLVSGLHGAWRRSLQLRVVTITLVASSLLVGGFAYLIADKITGILLENAETDVLQRLQNGSDYASKQFNLYSRAEDAQLRDTIDGTVNYLAGGDPTQSSGVVVAIIGDNTNGVISPRTSPEVELRPLIGPELRASVAAGNVAHQIRTGVLGDQRTKYLVYGSPVPTQFGQLELYYLVPLARQDATAADARATVVATGTALVLLLGLLAALVTRLVVTPVRVAARTAQRLSAGLLDQRMVVNGEDDLALLAASFNQMATNLQRQILRLEEMSRLQRRFTSDVSHELRTPLTTVRMAADLIFAERDGFDPAVARSAELLQAELDRFEELLTDLLEISRFDAGFAMLDAEPTDLVPVVHRVTERLAGLAERVGVAIELDVPDTPVIAEVDPRRVERVLRNLVGNAVEHGEGKPVRITLGMDQNAVAITVRDHGVGLKPGEEKLVFNRFWRADPSRARQTGGTGLGLSISVEDARLHGGWLEAWGAPGQGAQFRLTLPARAGDRLTTSPLRLVPSDAPLPFGGPRDGGLLAIGPGTAGALAIGPSTAGALAIGPAEDAGRKEVAP; from the coding sequence ATGGCGCGGGCGTTGTGGCGTGCCCTCACCGGTTGGGCGGCCGGGCTGGTCTCCGGCCTGCACGGGGCCTGGCGGCGGTCGCTCCAGCTTCGTGTGGTGACCATCACGCTGGTGGCGTCCAGCCTGCTGGTGGGCGGCTTCGCCTACCTGATCGCCGACAAGATCACCGGCATCCTGTTGGAGAACGCCGAGACCGACGTCCTGCAGCGGCTGCAGAACGGCAGTGACTACGCCTCGAAGCAGTTCAACCTCTACAGCCGGGCCGAGGACGCCCAGCTCCGGGACACCATCGACGGCACGGTGAACTACCTGGCCGGCGGTGACCCGACGCAGAGCAGCGGCGTGGTGGTCGCGATCATCGGGGACAACACCAACGGGGTCATCTCGCCGCGTACCTCCCCGGAGGTCGAGCTGCGCCCGCTGATCGGACCGGAGCTGCGGGCCTCCGTCGCCGCCGGCAACGTGGCCCACCAGATCCGTACCGGGGTCCTCGGCGACCAACGCACCAAGTACCTCGTCTACGGCTCGCCGGTGCCGACCCAGTTCGGGCAGCTGGAGCTCTACTACCTCGTACCGCTGGCCCGGCAGGACGCCACCGCAGCCGACGCCCGGGCCACCGTGGTCGCCACCGGCACCGCCCTGGTCCTCCTGCTCGGCCTGCTCGCCGCCCTGGTCACCCGGCTGGTGGTGACCCCGGTACGGGTGGCCGCCCGGACCGCCCAGCGGCTCTCCGCCGGGTTGCTCGACCAGCGGATGGTGGTCAACGGCGAGGACGATCTGGCCCTGTTGGCCGCCTCGTTCAACCAGATGGCGACCAACCTGCAACGGCAGATCCTCCGGCTGGAGGAGATGTCGCGGTTGCAGCGCCGGTTTACCTCGGACGTCTCGCACGAGCTGCGTACGCCGCTGACCACGGTCCGGATGGCCGCCGACCTGATCTTCGCCGAGCGCGACGGCTTCGACCCGGCGGTGGCCCGCAGCGCCGAGCTGCTCCAGGCCGAGCTGGACCGGTTCGAGGAGCTGCTCACCGACCTGCTGGAGATCAGCCGCTTCGACGCCGGCTTCGCGATGCTGGACGCCGAGCCGACCGACCTGGTGCCGGTGGTGCACCGGGTGACCGAGCGGCTGGCCGGGCTGGCCGAGCGGGTGGGGGTGGCCATCGAGCTGGACGTACCGGACACGCCGGTGATCGCCGAGGTGGACCCGCGCCGGGTCGAGCGGGTGCTGCGCAACCTGGTCGGCAACGCGGTCGAGCACGGCGAGGGCAAACCGGTGCGGATCACGCTGGGGATGGACCAGAACGCGGTGGCGATCACCGTCCGGGACCACGGTGTGGGACTCAAGCCGGGCGAGGAGAAGCTGGTGTTCAACCGGTTCTGGCGGGCCGACCCGTCCCGCGCCCGGCAGACCGGCGGCACGGGCCTCGGCCTCTCGATCAGCGTGGAGGACGCCCGGCTGCACGGCGGGTGGCTGGAGGCGTGGGGCGCTCCCGGGCAGGGTGCCCAGTTCCGGCTGACGCTGCCGGCGCGGGCCGGCGACCGGCTGACGACCTCGCCGTTGCGGCTGGTGCCGTCCGACGCCCCGCTGCCGTTCGGTGGCCCTCGGGACGGGGGGCTGTTGGCCATCGGGCCGGGCACCGCGGGGGCGTTGGCCATCGGGCCGAGCACGGCGGGGGCGCTGGCCATCGGGCCGGCCGAGGACGCCGGCCGGAAGGAGGTGGCACCGTGA
- a CDS encoding ComF family protein: protein MRGLDGLWSDLTDLVLPAGCAGCADRVPGLTRGFCPRCVGELAALHPAPTRPDPAPPDLPPCVALGPYAGALREGLLAYKERGRHGLARPLGALLAEVVAAAVGPARPVTLVPVPDTARAARARYGDHLGRLTRHAAARLRAAGWPVRVLQPLRALPRPDSVVLDSAGRAAAAEAAFRLRRSGGAPVAGPVVLLDDIVTTGATLAAVSRILRSVGMTPKAAALLAATQKRPFR from the coding sequence ATGCGGGGCCTGGACGGACTCTGGTCCGATCTGACGGATCTGGTGCTGCCGGCCGGGTGCGCCGGTTGCGCCGACCGGGTCCCGGGCCTGACCCGGGGCTTCTGTCCACGCTGCGTCGGTGAGTTGGCGGCGCTGCATCCCGCGCCGACCCGCCCCGATCCGGCCCCGCCCGACCTGCCGCCCTGCGTCGCGCTCGGCCCGTACGCGGGCGCGCTGCGGGAGGGGCTGCTGGCGTACAAGGAGCGGGGTCGGCACGGGCTGGCCCGGCCGCTGGGTGCGCTGCTCGCCGAGGTGGTGGCCGCGGCGGTGGGACCGGCGCGGCCGGTGACCCTGGTGCCGGTGCCGGACACCGCGCGGGCGGCGCGGGCCCGCTACGGCGACCATCTGGGCCGGTTGACCCGCCACGCGGCGGCCCGGTTGCGGGCGGCGGGCTGGCCGGTACGCGTGCTCCAGCCGCTGCGGGCGCTGCCCCGGCCGGACTCGGTCGTGTTGGACAGCGCCGGGCGGGCCGCCGCGGCCGAGGCGGCGTTCCGGCTGCGCCGGTCCGGTGGTGCGCCGGTGGCCGGTCCGGTGGTGCTGCTCGACGACATCGTCACCACCGGGGCGACGCTCGCGGCGGTGAGCCGGATCTTGCGCTCAGTGGGAATGACGCCAAAGGCCGCGGCGCTGCTCGCCGCAACGCAAAAGCGGCCCTTTCGGTGA